Genomic window (Nymphaea colorata isolate Beijing-Zhang1983 chromosome 1, ASM883128v2, whole genome shotgun sequence):
TCAATGAATATACTGTTAGCTAACAAGCTAGACAACAGTTAGGAGTTTTTTTCCAAGCCGTCCACTCTCATGCCATGAAACAATGGAACATAACCTTTGACATTAAAATTCCATGGAATCATAAGTAGCTTGTTTTGGAATGTGGATGGAAATCCTCATTCAGCTTAGTCCAAGATTCAATAGATCACACAATCTTTAATGGCCCCCATGTTAAACCAAAACAATAGTTCTAACCCTAATACTTGACAATTTTAATCCCAATGCCAAATACCAAAACCATAGTTTCATGGTCCATAACCCCTATTAgtccaaaatttcattttaaaactcTTAGACCTTAATTCATAAAACTTTCATTTGTctaaaccctaaatttgaagtTACAAAATTCAAATCATAACTAAAATTTATGTTCTAGTGATCCAATTATAAGCTGAACTCCAAGTTCACAACTTAGGCCCCACTCCTGTCTACATCAAATCATTTAAACCCTAGGTTCCATGGCCGACCCCTAAACCCTAGGTTCCAACCATCTTTAACTCCAAGCCTATAAACCAAACCCTGATCATCAAGCCCTTAGAAGCCTGTATAACGTAGGTTTGACAAATTATTGCATAGGCTTGTGATGATCAAGGGTGAATTCAtgaattttttctcattcaacAAATACTAAATTTTAGGGGCCAATTAGGTTttctttaaataattttttttccccaaaattaGGGCATGTCTACTTCATCTCATATTATGTCTAGGATGTCATTTAACCACTTACATATTAGAAATGTATAGTTAGTTCTTAGTTTGATTACCCACAGCAAATGCACCAAGAACGGTCAAACTTCATACTGACAGGTCCAGTCTTATCATTTTGGCTATCCTGCACAATCAAATTGAAGGCAaaacaattttcattttaaagggTCTATACATGAAATTGAcaaaaattttgcatgcaaaCAGTAATTTGATTCAATATTTCCAATGGTAAGCACGTGATTACTAGCCCATATATATATTACCCAACTTTTGTGTAAGAAGTATTTGTAAGACTCAAACCTGTAAGGTTTTACAATTGGAGTATAAGATGAGCTTTTGAATTGCCGTTGGAGGATTTAGCATATAAATGGCACTTGATTGTCTTTAGATGGTTAAGCCATAGTGGACACAAGATTGGCTAAGTGTCGACCTTGATTACATAATTTGCGACTTGGAGGGTATCCAAGTAAAGTGATTTTTCCAATTTGCGGGCCAAAAGGAATTTGAGCCTttttccaatttgttttcattttaggccttttcccctcttttttaatgtcaaactggGTGTttgcattttctaatttttatttgttgtttatctacttatttttggATATTGCCTCATTAGttcctcatttattttatttttccacaatttctataatttttaaaatttataaaaattttgccCATATTTTATcgtatcttttcctttttttctagCTCATTATATGATACCCAATAAAAACCTCACGTTTAAAGCACTAAAATACTATTTGTGACTATAGTGCAAACTGCTCTTTGAGATATACACATGCTTTATAAGTATGGGTGGGTGTCGGAATGGGGGCCCATCGGGCTTTCGTGCTCCCGGCCGGACctgataaaattttttaatcacacatatgtatatatatatatatcttaaaaaaGGACCGGGCCAGCGCGGGCCCAAACCCGACGCCCACCCCTATTTGCAATCGGTGGAAGAATAAATAATGCTTTCCACAAGATCTTTTgagatcaaactaatgatcTAAACCTTAACAATATAACTGCATCTCTTCCAGAGTACATGAATAGATGAGGAACAAATTGATTCACAAAGTCAATCTTGTTCTTAACGCTTAATTAAGCCATGACCATATCACATGGGTCCATGTGGCAAAACAATTTAGTTGTCAGAGTGCCCACAAAGAGGTATGGGTTGCATGTCTCTGAGGATGTCTTTGTAGTTGTAGAAGTTGAAAAAGTTGGTAATGTTTTGCAGCTCATGCTAAGGAGATGAACAAGAGTCTCACATAAATGATCCTCTAAAGAACCACTTCCATTCTGTTTTGATACTTTTGTCTGTCCTATTGGTACATAGAGCCTTCAACCGTAGTCTAgttaagaaaaataatcaatcggtcttttccttttctcccttgTTAAGAGACATAATTTGATTGCACTGCTTTCAGATTTGGCTACAAATTCAGACATAGAAGCATGAAATATATCAAATTCAGTATGAAAACTTTGTaccaaattcaaattggaatAGGGATTGAACACAGACTTTCTTATTAAAATTCCAATAACATATTTGAGTtccaatcaaatattaaataatcCCCAAATCATTTATAAGCTTAGGTACATCTAACCGGCTTGTGCCGAGGGATTGGTTGCAAGTGTTTAAACAGAGCTCGTGTTGGCATCAAAAGTAATACTTATAACAGCCGTTTTTAACAGACATGATATGGGGCACAAGCAGAAGATTCACCACTTAGATCTTTCTGGTGGCATTCTCCAACTCTACCCATCCCCAGCCACCTGAAAATGGGTCAGCGACAACAGAAGCTGCTGGTTTTCAAATATTCGGTTGGTCAGTGTTCAACAGCATCAAACTTACCCTCACCTAAGAGGACAACTCCGGCGCTTCCTGTTCAGACTTCCTCGCTGGAATTAAGGCACTTGTGTAGGTAGCAACATCCCTCATATAGTGGTACTCTTGGCTCCACAAATGCTTGGAGGGGAGAGTCAGAATGCCAAGGAAATCCTATCTGTTGGCACTTTGTTGACCGTCTCCCTGAGTAGCCCAGCTGCTGTGAAAGCGGCTATGGCTTCGCTGTCTTCCTTCTTTATCTTCTGGCTTGTTTCTTATTCTTTCCATATTCTTCGTCAAAGCATTTGCttgtaaagtttttattttttattttgttggaaataAGAAGGTTGGAGGCCTAACCTTCTGGTTCTGGAGAGTGGTTACGGTAAGTCATGGCCCAGCCAACCCAAGTGTGCGTCCCGACCTTACACAACCGGCCACTAATCCATGGTTTTCACATGGTAAGGTATgtccagttcaaaattttactATTTGTTTAAGCTAAACAGGTTTAAATCAGCCTTAAGGTTAGTGGACGGCTTAAACGAAAGGGACGCCAAGATCTTTACAAGTGATCACGACAGGTCGAGCGATGTGAGAAGGCCATGGACCCCAACAAAAAAGGTTCAAAGTCGAAAAAACAAAACGGAAAggaaagatttagaaaaagattGGACCCCATGAGAACCGCCCAAACCATGCTTTTTAACCACGCATGATTCAGCACCACCGCACCAGATTCGTCATCCATTAAGCCAAAGAAAGATAACCACGTCAGGATGGATAAACAAGTGAATGCGATCATGACAAGTAAAGTAAACAAACAAGTGCAAGCGCCTGGTGAAAggagaaataaaagaaatacagatgatgaaataataataataataaactttGGACAATCCAATATTACATCAATTTCTGACCAAAGAGAGCATTTGACAGACAACTGCTCATCATCGCGAACATCACCATCCTGAGAGGGACGCGTATGCACACTTTTTTGGTTTTACCACAAGTAGCCTTTGACCTACACAGCAAGGGCACCTTCTCTTCAATGTGAATCCGATCGAACCAACAAAAGGAAGGAGGCcataaaaggagaaagaaaacaaagagagacTTCCTGCTACCACCTCGAGCCGCGGAGTTTAGCTTGATTAATAAAAATTGaagaggagagagggagagaccgTTTCACCAAAAGACGACGAAAAGAATACAATCCCTTAGAAAAGGAGGAACCTAACACTGATTACTTTCTCCAAACtgttttctatcttttcttttgcttgttgtGATGAATCTGGGTTTGTTGATAGCTCCCAACAATCCCATTGCTtcatcctttttccttttcttttttccctacAGAATCAGATAAAATACTACTAATATAATAAAGTAAtaattaaaatcaaataataattaattgCTCCAACTAAACCCATTTTTCTGCACCGTCCGGCCGAACTTTTTGCCTTTCTCTCCTGGAcgcacaaaaaagaaagaacccaAAGTAGCCATCACGCCACCAGCTGATCAAGCTGCATCTGTTCCAACCAAGCACCCAACTGGGAATGGTCCATAACACCACCATCTACTTGACCGGAATTTTCGTCTCCGGCGGGAACCGGTCCCTGTTCGTTGACCTCTGGGGACTCCTTGACCAGGGAATGGACCCAGGAGACGTCCGGCTCCTCGGAGCCGGAACCGACCTCCAATGACGAGGGTCGGCGGATGGGGCCTGCCCCCAGCTCCTCCCCTTGCAAACCCCAATCTGCTTTCCCAGTGGGGGATCCCCATTTCGACCACGAAGAGGATGCCGTTGCTGCGACCGGAGAACCGAGCACGGCAGCTGCCACGGCACCGCCATGATCCCGACAGCTGTGGGACCGCAGCagatgctgctgctgctgctgctgctgcttctctcTCTGGGCGAAAGCGGCCATGCGGAGTCCGAGCGGCGAGGGGGGCGCCACAATTGAGGCGTCGACGCTACGCGGCGACGAGATGCGACTTGACGACAGAGCGAAGGAGGATTGCATGAGGGAATGGCCGTTAAGCTGCGGTTCCACGGTTTTCTGCGAGAAGACGTTGCCCGTGCTGATCGGAGACAGCATTTGGttctgctgttgctgctgctggaTCTGGGAGAATACTGAGGCAGCAGCCTTCTGGGACGTTTGCATCTGGGGGCTCAGCGGCGAGAAGTCCGCCGAGAAGCGAGGGGAGGACATCTCCGAGGCGAAGAGGTCCTCCAGATTGGAAGGGGTAAGAGTCTTGCACCTCAGGGAGCGGGCGGGAAAGGATGAGCCGTTCGCGGCTGCCACGGCCGAGCCCAACCGTGATTGGCTGGAGATGCAGAAGTCATTTAGGAACTGCTGGCTGGCCTCCATCTCCTGCAGCATCGAGATGTCATCGACGGGGATGTCCCGAGCGCTGAGAGAGGACCTCAGCCGGCTCGACTGCAGGTTACTGCCGGGAAGATGCAGGGTCGGGACGTTGGGCTGAGGCCAACCCATGGATGAGTGGCCAACCCCGCCGGATGGGGACATCGGAGGCGTGAGGATGGCCGCTTGAGAAAAGGGAGAAATGATGGACATACTTGAAGAGGGAGACCCAGGGGGTCCAAGGCTCATGTTTGCCATGGCAGCGGCCATGTCCAGATTGGAAGCAGACGACCTCGGTGAGGGCACCGCGGAGCCGGTGGACACATATAGAGGCCGGAGTTCCTCCGATGTGTGGGCGAAAAAACAGACCCTGCGCATACAGTTAGTGCCGTCTTTGCAGAGGCGCGTGCGATACTGTGCCGGATGGAGCCAGCACTCGAACACGCCATGAGCATACTCACAGAGGTCACCTCTCCGGCAGGCGCCCTTCCGGAAGTCTGGGCACGGCACGCAACTGTAGTGAAACTTCCGGGGATCCCTCCTGCGAGCATTCTCGCCCGGGTGAACAAAAGGGCATTCGGTCCAGTCGTGAGAGTACGCCCTCGAGCAGGGGCGGACCTTGAAGGAGAACATTCTGAACTCATCAGTAGTGTATATGCTGTTTTTAATGTCCGGCAACGATGGATCCACAGGATACTCTTTCTTCTCCGAGAATTCACCTGAAAGCGCCTTAC
Coding sequences:
- the LOC116258003 gene encoding zinc finger CCCH domain-containing protein 30-like, with the protein product MCGGPEHLKPSTAASSSSSCSSSSSSPSSAERKERMNHLSIETAEDSFSTLLEHAANNDIDAFKFAVENDPSKIDDVGLWYGRQKGTNQMVLEQRTPLMVASIYGSIDILAFILSLPGDVNRACGPDKTTALHCAASGGSIDAVEAVNLLLKAGADPNIVDALGRHPFDVIMVSPKLPHVRTGLEDLLSYGSSAPCRSCVLKETKASSAELCISSSSSPPLSSSPDGSSSASVSTSSPVSPVKLVDPCSKALSGEFSEKKEYPVDPSLPDIKNSIYTTDEFRMFSFKVRPCSRAYSHDWTECPFVHPGENARRRDPRKFHYSCVPCPDFRKGACRRGDLCEYAHGVFECWLHPAQYRTRLCKDGTNCMRRVCFFAHTSEELRPLYVSTGSAVPSPRSSASNLDMAAAMANMSLGPPGSPSSSMSIISPFSQAAILTPPMSPSGGVGHSSMGWPQPNVPTLHLPGSNLQSSRLRSSLSARDIPVDDISMLQEMEASQQFLNDFCISSQSRLGSAVAAANGSSFPARSLRCKTLTPSNLEDLFASEMSSPRFSADFSPLSPQMQTSQKAAASVFSQIQQQQQQNQMLSPISTGNVFSQKTVEPQLNGHSLMQSSFALSSSRISSPRSVDASIVAPPSPLGLRMAAFAQREKQQQQQQQHLLRSHSCRDHGGAVAAAVLGSPVAATASSSWSKWGSPTGKADWGLQGEELGAGPIRRPSSLEVGSGSEEPDVSWVHSLVKESPEVNEQGPVPAGDENSGQVDGGVMDHSQLGAWLEQMQLDQLVA